The following proteins are encoded in a genomic region of Brachionichthys hirsutus isolate HB-005 unplaced genomic scaffold, CSIRO-AGI_Bhir_v1 contig_176, whole genome shotgun sequence:
- the LOC137914519 gene encoding heterogeneous nuclear ribonucleoprotein H-like isoform X1, with protein MSLNEEGYVVRIRGLPWTCTQEEVASFFSDCDIVGHVNGVCFTYSKEGRPSGEAFIELKTSDDFKNALSKDRKYMGHRYVEVFKSNCSEMDWVLKRSGPADYDSSSGCMLRLRGLPYGCSKEEIVQFFSGLRIVPNGITLPVDYQGRSTGEAFVQFASKEIAEKALGKHKERIGHRYIEIFKSSRNEIRVYYELPRRGLGGQRPGPYDRPMMGGSRVGYFGQGSVRGAALIDTMRSGGGYGGGYSSFETYNGFSSYDFGNGLFDERVRVERGGRGMGGRSYSVQSDSCSGFHNGHFVHMRGLPFRATEGDIAKFFAPLNPLRVHIDVALNGKSTGEADVEFRSHEDAVAAMSKDKNHMQHRYVELFLNSTSSGAAEMSTGPRSGGYYSHSGGGGSSRSSGLRSAY; from the exons ATGTCTTTGAATGAGGAGGGATATGTGGTCCGGATCAGAGGACTTCCTTGGACCTGCACGCAGGAGGAAGTGGCGAGTTTTTTCTCAG ACTGTGACATTGTCGGTCACGTAAACGGAGTGTGTTTCACCTACTCTAAAGAAGGCCGTCCCAGTGGAGAGGcatttattgaattaaaaacatcCGATGATTTCAAGAATGCTCTATCCAAGGACCGCAAATACATGGGGCACCGATACGTAGAGG TGTTCAAGTCAAACTGCAGCGAGATGGACTGGGTCCTGAAACGCAGCGGTCCAGCTGATTATGACAGCAGCAGCGGTTGCATGCTGAGACTTCGGGGCCTTCCCTACGGCtgcagcaaagaagagattgtTCAGTTCTTCTCAG GGTTGAGAATCGTGCCAAATGGGATTACTCTGCCAGTGGACTACCAGGGGAGGAGCACAGGGGAAGCCTTCGTGCAGTTTGCTTCAAAGGAGATAGCAGAAAAGGCTCTGGGGAAACACAAGGAAAGAATAGGGCACAG GTACATCGAGATTTTTAAGAGCAGTCGGAATGAGATCAGAGTCTACTACGAGCTGCCCCGGCGGGGGCTGGGAGGCCAGAGACCCGGGCCGTACGATAGGCCCATGATGGGAGGATCCAGAGTAGGGTATTTTGGGCAGGGGTCTGTTCGCGGTGCGGCTCTGATCGACACCATGCGGAGTGGAGGGGGCTATGGAGGAG gttaCAGTAGCTTTGAAACCTACAATGGTTTCAGCAGCTACGACTTTGGCAATGGGCTGTTTGATGAGCGAGTGCGAGTGGAACGAGGAGGCAGAG GGATGGGAGGCCGCAGTTACAGTGTTCAAAGTGATTCTTGTTCAGGCTTCCACAATGGCCATTTTGTCCATATGAGGGGTTTACCCTTCCGCGCCACAGAGGGGGACATCGCTAAA TTCTTCGCTCCTTTGAACCCACTGAGGGTCCACATCGACGTGGCTCTCAATGGAAAATCAACCGGAGAAGCAGATGTGGAGTTTCGCTCGCACGAGGATGCTGTGGCAGCCATGTCCAAAGACAAGAACCACATGC AGCATCGCTACGTTGAACTGTTTCTCAACTCGACATCCAGCGGCGCTGCAGAAATGAGTACCG GTCCCAGAAGCGGCGGTTACTACAGTCACTCAGGAGGCGGCGGAAGTTCACGGAGCAGCGGCCTACGAAGTGCATACTGA
- the LOC137914519 gene encoding heterogeneous nuclear ribonucleoprotein H3-like isoform X2 — MGHRYVEVFKSNCSEMDWVLKRSGPADYDSSSGCMLRLRGLPYGCSKEEIVQFFSGLRIVPNGITLPVDYQGRSTGEAFVQFASKEIAEKALGKHKERIGHRYIEIFKSSRNEIRVYYELPRRGLGGQRPGPYDRPMMGGSRVGYFGQGSVRGAALIDTMRSGGGYGGGYSSFETYNGFSSYDFGNGLFDERVRVERGGRGMGGRSYSVQSDSCSGFHNGHFVHMRGLPFRATEGDIAKFFAPLNPLRVHIDVALNGKSTGEADVEFRSHEDAVAAMSKDKNHMQHRYVELFLNSTSSGAAEMSTGPRSGGYYSHSGGGGSSRSSGLRSAY, encoded by the exons ATGGGGCACCGATACGTAGAGG TGTTCAAGTCAAACTGCAGCGAGATGGACTGGGTCCTGAAACGCAGCGGTCCAGCTGATTATGACAGCAGCAGCGGTTGCATGCTGAGACTTCGGGGCCTTCCCTACGGCtgcagcaaagaagagattgtTCAGTTCTTCTCAG GGTTGAGAATCGTGCCAAATGGGATTACTCTGCCAGTGGACTACCAGGGGAGGAGCACAGGGGAAGCCTTCGTGCAGTTTGCTTCAAAGGAGATAGCAGAAAAGGCTCTGGGGAAACACAAGGAAAGAATAGGGCACAG GTACATCGAGATTTTTAAGAGCAGTCGGAATGAGATCAGAGTCTACTACGAGCTGCCCCGGCGGGGGCTGGGAGGCCAGAGACCCGGGCCGTACGATAGGCCCATGATGGGAGGATCCAGAGTAGGGTATTTTGGGCAGGGGTCTGTTCGCGGTGCGGCTCTGATCGACACCATGCGGAGTGGAGGGGGCTATGGAGGAG gttaCAGTAGCTTTGAAACCTACAATGGTTTCAGCAGCTACGACTTTGGCAATGGGCTGTTTGATGAGCGAGTGCGAGTGGAACGAGGAGGCAGAG GGATGGGAGGCCGCAGTTACAGTGTTCAAAGTGATTCTTGTTCAGGCTTCCACAATGGCCATTTTGTCCATATGAGGGGTTTACCCTTCCGCGCCACAGAGGGGGACATCGCTAAA TTCTTCGCTCCTTTGAACCCACTGAGGGTCCACATCGACGTGGCTCTCAATGGAAAATCAACCGGAGAAGCAGATGTGGAGTTTCGCTCGCACGAGGATGCTGTGGCAGCCATGTCCAAAGACAAGAACCACATGC AGCATCGCTACGTTGAACTGTTTCTCAACTCGACATCCAGCGGCGCTGCAGAAATGAGTACCG GTCCCAGAAGCGGCGGTTACTACAGTCACTCAGGAGGCGGCGGAAGTTCACGGAGCAGCGGCCTACGAAGTGCATACTGA